In Lates calcarifer isolate ASB-BC8 linkage group LG23, TLL_Latcal_v3, whole genome shotgun sequence, a single genomic region encodes these proteins:
- the myocd gene encoding myocardin isoform X2, producing the protein MNPVKCSEIHSNSSEDRQCPGHLRGASQGHGDTGESTERRNHLLKKQLPSAEGKNVLQLRLQQRRTREQLADQGIMPHPASDGSSLEAQLRLKRARLAEDLNEKLALRPGPLELVQKNIIPLDSADMTTVNHGKFPKQDDSYAFEEDSSSESLSPEQHHSDESQGSACPSSEAVGSAPSSSSSPALTSPRQGGANRDPPDQSQDEGLSGASNSQTTPPIPVPAIVKSKTSDKNRHKKPKDVKPKVKKLKYHQYIPPDQKAEKSPPPMDSAYARLLQQQQLFLQLQILSQQKHSHTHSQTQQSQQHTHTPQTQAQAQAQQRQPAFSYQPHPPAQIQKGSTDQISACSSSGPSSTANSNSSSPVKNTYPTQSNISPVKPGPLPANLDDLKVSELRQHLRIRGMPVSGTKTALIERLRPFKDSNTSSSPSGSSDITTVTFPVTPTGSLSSYQSPSSSSALSQGGYYPYPSTSSTPPISPASSELSLSGSLPDSFSDVPMSSPTQFALQPSPAQLSMEDGLGGGTQGSGGQRAGESGGMDGLEAEKDKMLVEKQKVIEELTWKLHQEQRQVEELKMQLHKRKRCYGATQDAVPPPSHPSMHHQQTPAMMGQHFFGVTIKQEPMSLSSSCPLSSPKQLKSPAGSCMEDMGHCNASVSSLGGAGGPQCMDTAPSSGSPSTMSAFLSPQCSPQDSPSGKPSSSPQPSSPNNPYLLSPPLGRDGCVHPHTSASNRGRSMQIQQKSGSQPVNCSYPSDQRGLQGVFPPPADCGLNHSSSAKAESQNMQPKMSVLPSPRHVGQKSQVSPPAFSSSDSDASDLRQPPCYEDAVKQQLTRSQQMDELLDVLIESGGCPGLLIPRFHRHYEHLYPTQPPYDHSANHIAESHLETLLGSPVGRGGDVALLKMAPEDGGLEDEGNRDGEGYGSPHTHHRHPHHPPQDKPLTGRDQMDTPLSPLSTKVSTFPEVQGMVSMTFSETPWETMEWLDLMPPSSATAFSVAPPSGPSIFNTEFLDVTDINLNSAMDLHLEHW; encoded by the exons TCCTACAGTTAAGACTTCAGCAGAGGAGGACACGAGAACAGCTGGCAGACCAAGGCATCATGCCTC ACCCGGCCTCGGACGGCTCCTCTCTGGAGGCCCAGCTGAGGCTAAAGCGAGCCCGGCTTGCCGAGGACCTGAATGAGAAGCTGGCTCTCAGGCCGGGGCCCCTGGAGCTGGTCCAAAAGAATATCATTCCCCTAGACTCTGCCGACATGACGACAG TAAACCATGGTAAGTTCCCTAAGCAGGATGACTCTTATGCGTTTGAGgaggacagcagcagtgagagtcTGTCTCCAGAGCAGCACCACAGTGACGAGTCACAGGGCTCAGCCTGTCCGTCCTCTGAGGCTGTGGGCAGCGCgccctcctcctcgtcctcgcCTGCTCTCACCAGCCCACGACAG GGGGGTGCAAACAGAGACCCACCTGATCAAAGCCAGGATGAAGGGCTGTCTGGTGCCAGCAACAGCCAGACCACTCCCCCTATACCTGTTCCTGCTATTGTCAAG TCCAAGACATCAGACAAGAACCGACACAAGAAACCCAAAGATGTGAAGCCCAAAGTGAAGAAGCTCAAGTACCACCAGTACATTCCTCCGGACCAGAAGGCGGAGAAGTCCCCTCCGCCCATGGACTCGGCCTACGCCCggctcctgcagcagcagcagctcttcctgcagctgcagatcCTCAGCCAGCAgaaacactctcacacacactcacagacgcAGCAGTcgcagcagcacacacacactccgcaGACGCAGGCCCAGGCCCAGGCTCAGCAGAGACAGCCCGCTTTCAGCTACCAGCCTCACCCACCGGCCCAGATCCAGAA AGGATCCACTGATCAGATATCAGCTTGTAGCTCCAGCGGTCCGTCCAGTACAGCCAACAGTAactcctcctctccagtcaAGAACACATATCCCACCCAAAGTAACATCTCACCGGTCAAACCTGGGCCCCTGCCAGCCAATCTAGATGACCTAAAG GTATCAGAGCTCAGGCAGCACCTGCGTATCCGTGGCATGCCTGTCTCAGGAACCAAGACCGCCCTCATCGAGCGACTCCGGCCCTTCAAGGACTCCAACACCAGCTCCTCGCCCTCAGGCTCCTCCGACATCACCACGGTGACCTTCCCCGTCACACCCACAGGATCCCTGTCCTCCTACCAGTCCCCGTCCTCCTCCAGCGCCCTGTCTCAGGGAGGCTACTACCCATACCCCAGCACCTCCTCAACTCCTCCCATCTCCCCGGCCTCCTCGGAGCTGTCCCTCAGCGGCTCGCTCCCCGACAGCTTCAGCGACGTGCCCATGTCCTCGCCGACACAGTTCGCCCTGCAGCCGTCCCCGGCCCAGCTCAGCATGGAGGACGGGCTGGGGGGAGGCACCCAGGGCAGCGGAGGACAGAGGGCGGGGGAGAGCGGAGGTATGGACGGCCTGGAAGCTGAGAAAGATAAAATGCTGGTGGAAAAGCAGAAGGTGATCGAGGAGCTGACGTGGAAGCTGCACCAGGAGCAGAGACAG GTTGAAGAGCTGAAGATGCAGCTCCACAAGAGGAAACGCTGCTACGGAGCAACGCAGGACGCCGTCCCTCCTCCATCTCACCCCTCCATGCACCACCAGCAGACTCCAGCCATGATGGGTCAGCACTTCTTTGGGGTGACTATCAAGCAGGAGCCCATGTCCCTGTCCTCCAGCTGCCCTCTGTCCTCCCCCAAACAGCTCAAGAGCCCTGCTGGCAGCTGCATGGAGGACATGGGACACTGCAACGCCTCCGTCTCCAGCCTGGGGGGCGCCGGCGGGCCACAGTGCATGGACACAGCCCCTTCCTCCGGCAGCCCCTCCACCATGTCTGCTTTCCTCAGTCCACAGTGCTCCCCACAGGACTCCCCCAGCGGAAAGCCCTCCAGCAGCCCCCAGCCTTCGTCTCCTAACAACCCCTACCTGCTGTCTCCTCCGCTGGGAAGAGACGGCTGCGTCCACCCTCACACCTCGGCCAGCAACAGAGGGCGCAGCATGCAG ATCCAGCAGAAGAGCGGCAGCCAGCCGGTGAACTGCTCTTATCCTTCTGACCAGAGAGGCCTTCAGGGAGTCTTCCCCCCCCCAGCTGACTGTGGCCTCAACCACAGCAGCTCAGCCAAAGCTGAGAGCCAGAATATGCAGCCAAAG ATGTCAGTATTGCCCTCTCCTCGGCATGTTGGCCAAAAGAGCCAGGTCTCTCCCCCCGCCTTCAGTAGCTCAGATTCAGATGCATCAGACTTAAGACAGCCCCCATGCTATGAGGATGCAGTGAAGCAG CAACTGACCAGAAGTCAGCAGATGGATGAGCTGTTGGATGTGCTCATAGAGAGTGGAG GGTGTCCCGGCCTCCTCATCCCGAGGTTCCACCGTCACTATGAGCACCTGTACCCCACCCAGCCCCCCTACGACCACTCCGCCAATCACATCGCCGAGAGCCACCTGGAGACTCTGCTGGGAAGTCCCGTCGGGCGGGGAGGGGACGTGGCTCTTCTTAAAATGGCTCCCGAGGACGGGGGCCTGGAAGACGAAGGGAACCGAGACGGAGAAGGGTACGGCAGCCCCCACACCCACCACCGCCACCCTCACCACCCACCACAGGACAAACCTCTGACCGGCAGGGACCAGATGGACACCCCTCTGTCCCCCCTCAGCACCAAGGTGTCCACCTTCCCCGAGGTGCAGGGGATGGTCAGCATGACGTTCAGCGAGACGCCGTGGGAGACGATGGAGTGGCTGGACCTGATGCCGCCCAGCTCGGCCACGGCCTTCAGCGTGGCTCCGCCCAGCGGCCCCAGCATCTTCAACACCGAGTTCCTGGATGTCACAGACATTAACTTGAACTCTGCTATGGACCTCCACCTGGAGCACTGGTGA
- the myocd gene encoding myocardin isoform X6: MNPVKCSEIHSNSSEDRQCPGHLRGASQGHGDTGESTERRNHLLKKQLPSAEGKNVLQLRLQQRRTREQLADQGIMPHPASDGSSLEAQLRLKRARLAEDLNEKLALRPGPLELVQKNIIPLDSADMTTVNHGKFPKQDDSYAFEEDSSSESLSPEQHHSDESQGSACPSSEAVGSAPSSSSSPALTSPRQGGANRDPPDQSQDEGLSGASNSQTTPPIPVPAIVKSKTSDKNRHKKPKDVKPKVKKLKYHQYIPPDQKAEKSPPPMDSAYARLLQQQQLFLQLQILSQQKHSHTHSQTQQSQQHTHTPQTQAQAQAQQRQPAFSYQPHPPAQIQKGSTDQISACSSSGPSSTANSNSSSPVKNTYPTQSNISPVKPGPLPANLDDLKVSELRQHLRIRGMPVSGTKTALIERLRPFKDSNTSSSPSGSSDITTVTFPVTPTGSLSSYQSPSSSSALSQGGYYPYPSTSSTPPISPASSELSLSGSLPDSFSDVPMSSPTQFALQPSPAQLSMEDGLGGGTQGSGGQRAGESGGMDGLEAEKDKMLVEKQKVIEELTWKLHQEQRQVEELKMQLHKRKRCYGATQDAVPPPSHPSMHHQQTPAMMGQHFFGVTIKQEPMSLSSSCPLSSPKQLKSPAGSCMEDMGHCNASVSSLGGAGGPQCMDTAPSSGSPSTMSAFLSPQCSPQDSPSGKPSSSPQPSSPNNPYLLSPPLGRDGCVHPHTSASNRGRSMQIQQKSGSQPVNCSYPSDQRGLQGVFPPPADCGLNHSSSAKAESQNMQPKQLTRSQQMDELLDVLIESGGCPGLLIPRFHRHYEHLYPTQPPYDHSANHIAESHLETLLGSPVGRGGDVALLKMAPEDGGLEDEGNRDGEGYGSPHTHHRHPHHPPQDKPLTGRDQMDTPLSPLSTKVSTFPEVQGMVSMTFSETPWETMEWLDLMPPSSATAFSVAPPSGPSIFNTEFLDVTDINLNSAMDLHLEHW, encoded by the exons TCCTACAGTTAAGACTTCAGCAGAGGAGGACACGAGAACAGCTGGCAGACCAAGGCATCATGCCTC ACCCGGCCTCGGACGGCTCCTCTCTGGAGGCCCAGCTGAGGCTAAAGCGAGCCCGGCTTGCCGAGGACCTGAATGAGAAGCTGGCTCTCAGGCCGGGGCCCCTGGAGCTGGTCCAAAAGAATATCATTCCCCTAGACTCTGCCGACATGACGACAG TAAACCATGGTAAGTTCCCTAAGCAGGATGACTCTTATGCGTTTGAGgaggacagcagcagtgagagtcTGTCTCCAGAGCAGCACCACAGTGACGAGTCACAGGGCTCAGCCTGTCCGTCCTCTGAGGCTGTGGGCAGCGCgccctcctcctcgtcctcgcCTGCTCTCACCAGCCCACGACAG GGGGGTGCAAACAGAGACCCACCTGATCAAAGCCAGGATGAAGGGCTGTCTGGTGCCAGCAACAGCCAGACCACTCCCCCTATACCTGTTCCTGCTATTGTCAAG TCCAAGACATCAGACAAGAACCGACACAAGAAACCCAAAGATGTGAAGCCCAAAGTGAAGAAGCTCAAGTACCACCAGTACATTCCTCCGGACCAGAAGGCGGAGAAGTCCCCTCCGCCCATGGACTCGGCCTACGCCCggctcctgcagcagcagcagctcttcctgcagctgcagatcCTCAGCCAGCAgaaacactctcacacacactcacagacgcAGCAGTcgcagcagcacacacacactccgcaGACGCAGGCCCAGGCCCAGGCTCAGCAGAGACAGCCCGCTTTCAGCTACCAGCCTCACCCACCGGCCCAGATCCAGAA AGGATCCACTGATCAGATATCAGCTTGTAGCTCCAGCGGTCCGTCCAGTACAGCCAACAGTAactcctcctctccagtcaAGAACACATATCCCACCCAAAGTAACATCTCACCGGTCAAACCTGGGCCCCTGCCAGCCAATCTAGATGACCTAAAG GTATCAGAGCTCAGGCAGCACCTGCGTATCCGTGGCATGCCTGTCTCAGGAACCAAGACCGCCCTCATCGAGCGACTCCGGCCCTTCAAGGACTCCAACACCAGCTCCTCGCCCTCAGGCTCCTCCGACATCACCACGGTGACCTTCCCCGTCACACCCACAGGATCCCTGTCCTCCTACCAGTCCCCGTCCTCCTCCAGCGCCCTGTCTCAGGGAGGCTACTACCCATACCCCAGCACCTCCTCAACTCCTCCCATCTCCCCGGCCTCCTCGGAGCTGTCCCTCAGCGGCTCGCTCCCCGACAGCTTCAGCGACGTGCCCATGTCCTCGCCGACACAGTTCGCCCTGCAGCCGTCCCCGGCCCAGCTCAGCATGGAGGACGGGCTGGGGGGAGGCACCCAGGGCAGCGGAGGACAGAGGGCGGGGGAGAGCGGAGGTATGGACGGCCTGGAAGCTGAGAAAGATAAAATGCTGGTGGAAAAGCAGAAGGTGATCGAGGAGCTGACGTGGAAGCTGCACCAGGAGCAGAGACAG GTTGAAGAGCTGAAGATGCAGCTCCACAAGAGGAAACGCTGCTACGGAGCAACGCAGGACGCCGTCCCTCCTCCATCTCACCCCTCCATGCACCACCAGCAGACTCCAGCCATGATGGGTCAGCACTTCTTTGGGGTGACTATCAAGCAGGAGCCCATGTCCCTGTCCTCCAGCTGCCCTCTGTCCTCCCCCAAACAGCTCAAGAGCCCTGCTGGCAGCTGCATGGAGGACATGGGACACTGCAACGCCTCCGTCTCCAGCCTGGGGGGCGCCGGCGGGCCACAGTGCATGGACACAGCCCCTTCCTCCGGCAGCCCCTCCACCATGTCTGCTTTCCTCAGTCCACAGTGCTCCCCACAGGACTCCCCCAGCGGAAAGCCCTCCAGCAGCCCCCAGCCTTCGTCTCCTAACAACCCCTACCTGCTGTCTCCTCCGCTGGGAAGAGACGGCTGCGTCCACCCTCACACCTCGGCCAGCAACAGAGGGCGCAGCATGCAG ATCCAGCAGAAGAGCGGCAGCCAGCCGGTGAACTGCTCTTATCCTTCTGACCAGAGAGGCCTTCAGGGAGTCTTCCCCCCCCCAGCTGACTGTGGCCTCAACCACAGCAGCTCAGCCAAAGCTGAGAGCCAGAATATGCAGCCAAAG CAACTGACCAGAAGTCAGCAGATGGATGAGCTGTTGGATGTGCTCATAGAGAGTGGAG GGTGTCCCGGCCTCCTCATCCCGAGGTTCCACCGTCACTATGAGCACCTGTACCCCACCCAGCCCCCCTACGACCACTCCGCCAATCACATCGCCGAGAGCCACCTGGAGACTCTGCTGGGAAGTCCCGTCGGGCGGGGAGGGGACGTGGCTCTTCTTAAAATGGCTCCCGAGGACGGGGGCCTGGAAGACGAAGGGAACCGAGACGGAGAAGGGTACGGCAGCCCCCACACCCACCACCGCCACCCTCACCACCCACCACAGGACAAACCTCTGACCGGCAGGGACCAGATGGACACCCCTCTGTCCCCCCTCAGCACCAAGGTGTCCACCTTCCCCGAGGTGCAGGGGATGGTCAGCATGACGTTCAGCGAGACGCCGTGGGAGACGATGGAGTGGCTGGACCTGATGCCGCCCAGCTCGGCCACGGCCTTCAGCGTGGCTCCGCCCAGCGGCCCCAGCATCTTCAACACCGAGTTCCTGGATGTCACAGACATTAACTTGAACTCTGCTATGGACCTCCACCTGGAGCACTGGTGA
- the myocd gene encoding myocardin isoform X5, whose product MNPVKCSEIHSNSSEDRQCPGHLRGASQGHGDTGESTERRNHLLKKQLPSAEGKNVLQLRLQQRRTREQLADQGIMPLNHGKFPKQDDSYAFEEDSSSESLSPEQHHSDESQGSACPSSEAVGSAPSSSSSPALTSPRQGGANRDPPDQSQDEGLSGASNSQTTPPIPVPAIVKSKTSDKNRHKKPKDVKPKVKKLKYHQYIPPDQKAEKSPPPMDSAYARLLQQQQLFLQLQILSQQKHSHTHSQTQQSQQHTHTPQTQAQAQAQQRQPAFSYQPHPPAQIQKGSTDQISACSSSGPSSTANSNSSSPVKNTYPTQSNISPVKPGPLPANLDDLKVSELRQHLRIRGMPVSGTKTALIERLRPFKDSNTSSSPSGSSDITTVTFPVTPTGSLSSYQSPSSSSALSQGGYYPYPSTSSTPPISPASSELSLSGSLPDSFSDVPMSSPTQFALQPSPAQLSMEDGLGGGTQGSGGQRAGESGGMDGLEAEKDKMLVEKQKVIEELTWKLHQEQRQVEELKMQLHKRKRCYGATQDAVPPPSHPSMHHQQTPAMMGQHFFGVTIKQEPMSLSSSCPLSSPKQLKSPAGSCMEDMGHCNASVSSLGGAGGPQCMDTAPSSGSPSTMSAFLSPQCSPQDSPSGKPSSSPQPSSPNNPYLLSPPLGRDGCVHPHTSASNRGRSMQIQQKSGSQPVNCSYPSDQRGLQGVFPPPADCGLNHSSSAKAESQNMQPKMSVLPSPRHVGQKSQVSPPAFSSSDSDASDLRQPPCYEDAVKQQLTRSQQMDELLDVLIESGEMPANAREERERSSVTKVVPHITVSPGCPGLLIPRFHRHYEHLYPTQPPYDHSANHIAESHLETLLGSPVGRGGDVALLKMAPEDGGLEDEGNRDGEGYGSPHTHHRHPHHPPQDKPLTGRDQMDTPLSPLSTKVSTFPEVQGMVSMTFSETPWETMEWLDLMPPSSATAFSVAPPSGPSIFNTEFLDVTDINLNSAMDLHLEHW is encoded by the exons TCCTACAGTTAAGACTTCAGCAGAGGAGGACACGAGAACAGCTGGCAGACCAAGGCATCATGCCTC TAAACCATGGTAAGTTCCCTAAGCAGGATGACTCTTATGCGTTTGAGgaggacagcagcagtgagagtcTGTCTCCAGAGCAGCACCACAGTGACGAGTCACAGGGCTCAGCCTGTCCGTCCTCTGAGGCTGTGGGCAGCGCgccctcctcctcgtcctcgcCTGCTCTCACCAGCCCACGACAG GGGGGTGCAAACAGAGACCCACCTGATCAAAGCCAGGATGAAGGGCTGTCTGGTGCCAGCAACAGCCAGACCACTCCCCCTATACCTGTTCCTGCTATTGTCAAG TCCAAGACATCAGACAAGAACCGACACAAGAAACCCAAAGATGTGAAGCCCAAAGTGAAGAAGCTCAAGTACCACCAGTACATTCCTCCGGACCAGAAGGCGGAGAAGTCCCCTCCGCCCATGGACTCGGCCTACGCCCggctcctgcagcagcagcagctcttcctgcagctgcagatcCTCAGCCAGCAgaaacactctcacacacactcacagacgcAGCAGTcgcagcagcacacacacactccgcaGACGCAGGCCCAGGCCCAGGCTCAGCAGAGACAGCCCGCTTTCAGCTACCAGCCTCACCCACCGGCCCAGATCCAGAA AGGATCCACTGATCAGATATCAGCTTGTAGCTCCAGCGGTCCGTCCAGTACAGCCAACAGTAactcctcctctccagtcaAGAACACATATCCCACCCAAAGTAACATCTCACCGGTCAAACCTGGGCCCCTGCCAGCCAATCTAGATGACCTAAAG GTATCAGAGCTCAGGCAGCACCTGCGTATCCGTGGCATGCCTGTCTCAGGAACCAAGACCGCCCTCATCGAGCGACTCCGGCCCTTCAAGGACTCCAACACCAGCTCCTCGCCCTCAGGCTCCTCCGACATCACCACGGTGACCTTCCCCGTCACACCCACAGGATCCCTGTCCTCCTACCAGTCCCCGTCCTCCTCCAGCGCCCTGTCTCAGGGAGGCTACTACCCATACCCCAGCACCTCCTCAACTCCTCCCATCTCCCCGGCCTCCTCGGAGCTGTCCCTCAGCGGCTCGCTCCCCGACAGCTTCAGCGACGTGCCCATGTCCTCGCCGACACAGTTCGCCCTGCAGCCGTCCCCGGCCCAGCTCAGCATGGAGGACGGGCTGGGGGGAGGCACCCAGGGCAGCGGAGGACAGAGGGCGGGGGAGAGCGGAGGTATGGACGGCCTGGAAGCTGAGAAAGATAAAATGCTGGTGGAAAAGCAGAAGGTGATCGAGGAGCTGACGTGGAAGCTGCACCAGGAGCAGAGACAG GTTGAAGAGCTGAAGATGCAGCTCCACAAGAGGAAACGCTGCTACGGAGCAACGCAGGACGCCGTCCCTCCTCCATCTCACCCCTCCATGCACCACCAGCAGACTCCAGCCATGATGGGTCAGCACTTCTTTGGGGTGACTATCAAGCAGGAGCCCATGTCCCTGTCCTCCAGCTGCCCTCTGTCCTCCCCCAAACAGCTCAAGAGCCCTGCTGGCAGCTGCATGGAGGACATGGGACACTGCAACGCCTCCGTCTCCAGCCTGGGGGGCGCCGGCGGGCCACAGTGCATGGACACAGCCCCTTCCTCCGGCAGCCCCTCCACCATGTCTGCTTTCCTCAGTCCACAGTGCTCCCCACAGGACTCCCCCAGCGGAAAGCCCTCCAGCAGCCCCCAGCCTTCGTCTCCTAACAACCCCTACCTGCTGTCTCCTCCGCTGGGAAGAGACGGCTGCGTCCACCCTCACACCTCGGCCAGCAACAGAGGGCGCAGCATGCAG ATCCAGCAGAAGAGCGGCAGCCAGCCGGTGAACTGCTCTTATCCTTCTGACCAGAGAGGCCTTCAGGGAGTCTTCCCCCCCCCAGCTGACTGTGGCCTCAACCACAGCAGCTCAGCCAAAGCTGAGAGCCAGAATATGCAGCCAAAG ATGTCAGTATTGCCCTCTCCTCGGCATGTTGGCCAAAAGAGCCAGGTCTCTCCCCCCGCCTTCAGTAGCTCAGATTCAGATGCATCAGACTTAAGACAGCCCCCATGCTATGAGGATGCAGTGAAGCAG CAACTGACCAGAAGTCAGCAGATGGATGAGCTGTTGGATGTGCTCATAGAGAGTGGAG AGATGCCCGCTAACgccagagaagagagggagaggtccTCTGTAACCAAAGTTGTGCCTCACATTACTGTGTCCCCAGGGTGTCCCGGCCTCCTCATCCCGAGGTTCCACCGTCACTATGAGCACCTGTACCCCACCCAGCCCCCCTACGACCACTCCGCCAATCACATCGCCGAGAGCCACCTGGAGACTCTGCTGGGAAGTCCCGTCGGGCGGGGAGGGGACGTGGCTCTTCTTAAAATGGCTCCCGAGGACGGGGGCCTGGAAGACGAAGGGAACCGAGACGGAGAAGGGTACGGCAGCCCCCACACCCACCACCGCCACCCTCACCACCCACCACAGGACAAACCTCTGACCGGCAGGGACCAGATGGACACCCCTCTGTCCCCCCTCAGCACCAAGGTGTCCACCTTCCCCGAGGTGCAGGGGATGGTCAGCATGACGTTCAGCGAGACGCCGTGGGAGACGATGGAGTGGCTGGACCTGATGCCGCCCAGCTCGGCCACGGCCTTCAGCGTGGCTCCGCCCAGCGGCCCCAGCATCTTCAACACCGAGTTCCTGGATGTCACAGACATTAACTTGAACTCTGCTATGGACCTCCACCTGGAGCACTGGTGA